Proteins encoded in a region of the Neoarius graeffei isolate fNeoGra1 chromosome 3, fNeoGra1.pri, whole genome shotgun sequence genome:
- the saraf gene encoding store-operated calcium entry-associated regulatory factor — protein sequence MALAALFLLMASPLISCWNDGAVLLHDVQVLTLYKGRYTTARRSSPVPQLQCVGGSAGCSSFVPEVVQCQNKGWDGVDVQWECKADMDNWYRFGKVEVSCEGYNSPDDPYILRGSCGLEYTLELTAEGRQNRGSSRFSDFTSGFFQGKQQHGSSQHFPSDLLAEGSGSMVVIAFFLLLAFAVYKMFLCDSSRGSRGDGYRGNQGPDGNGYSNMGPPPPGFRSEYTDSPPGYGFADSYSGPHTNNCGGDGLGGGLGGLGGGLGGLGGGLGGLGGGLGGRNRGGGGFWSGMGTGGLLGYLFGSHTGRRGPPVSPYGSPHYNTNNHTSTNTNTSSGTRTASGFGGTKRR from the exons GAGCCGTGTTACTCCATGATGTCCAGGTCCTGACTCTATACAAGGGTCGATACACGACGGCTCGCCGCTCCAGTCCTGTTCCTCAGCTCCAGTGTGTGGGAGGGTCAGCAGGCTGCTCCTCCTTCGTCCCTGAAGTGGTCCAGTGTCAGAATAAAGGCTGGGACGGTGTGGACGTCCAG tgggagtGTAAGGCTGATATGGATAACTGGTACCGTTTTGGAAAGGTGGAGGTGTCCTGTGAAGGCTACAACAGCCCTGATGACCCGTATATATTGAGGGGCTCATGTGGTCTTGAGTACACGTTGGAGCTCACAGCTGAGGGCCGGCAGAACCGGGGCTCATCCCGATTCTCTGACTTCACCTCCGGGTTCTTCCAGGGAAAGCAGCAGCACGGAAGCAGCCAGCATTTCCCGAGCGACCTTTTGGCCGAGGgttcaggcagcatggtggtcatCGCGTTCTTCCTGCTGCTCGCCTTCGCTGTTTATAAGATGTTCCTTTGTGACTCTAGTCGTGGTTCCCGTGGAGATGGGTACAGAGGAAACCAAGGTCCTGATGGAAACGGCTACAGTAACATGGGTCCACCTCCTCCTGGGTTTAGGTCTGAATACACAG ATTCTCCGCCGGGATACGGCTTTGCAGATTCATACAGCGGACCTCACACCAACAACTGTGGGGGAGATGGACTGGGAGGCGGACTCGGTGGACTGGGAGGCGGACTCGGTGGACTGGGAGGCGGACTTGGTGGACTGGGAGGCGGACTAGGGGGCAGAAACAGAGGCGGAGGTGGATTCTGGTCTGGAATGGGAACAGGAGGATTGCTGGGATATCTGTTCGGCTCTCATAC TGGTAGGCGTGGTCCTCCTGTGAGCCCTTATGGATCGCCACATTACAACACCAACAACCACACCAGCACCAACACCAACACCAGCTCAGGGACTCGCACTGCTTCAG